In Daphnia magna isolate NIES linkage group LG7, ASM2063170v1.1, whole genome shotgun sequence, a single genomic region encodes these proteins:
- the LOC123474125 gene encoding uncharacterized protein LOC123474125, which produces MIGIISLEGNLFMMAIRAHSGQFAVAMLIGEVLIKKSLAIHFMATYHRQFLQHLRYFNETLSNVSLAYPGWVVRIYHNLTMDDDEGWKVLENTIDFGDHIDLCNATELIKKLNLADLFAMTWRWLPLLDETVDILMSRDSDTAVIPREEDAVREWLAISD; this is translated from the exons ATGATTGGCATCATCAGTTTAGAGGGAAACCTTTTCATGATGGCTATACGGGCCCATTCAGGTCAGTTTGCAGTCGCAATGCTGATCGGAGAGGTCCTCATCAAAAAGTCATTGGCTATTCACTTTATGGCAACTTATCATCGCCAATTTTTGCAGCATTTAAGATATTTTAACGAGACACTTAGTAACGTTTCTTTGGCCTATCCAG GCTGGGTTGTGAGAATTTATCACAATTTAACAATGGACGATGATGAAGGATGGAAAGTCCTTGAGAACACCATAGATTTCGGAGACCATATTGATTTATGCAATGCAACTGAGCTAATCAAGAAACTCAATTTGGCCGACTTGTTTGCCATGACCTGGCGCTGG CTGCCGTTGCTGGATGAAACGGTGGACATTTTAATGTCTCGTGACTCAGACACTGCGGTAATACCTCGCGAAGAGGACGCCGTTCGTGAATGGCTGGCAATAAGCGACTGA
- the LOC123474067 gene encoding uncharacterized protein LOC123474067: MQFIQILISVASEAIKLEMSSPVFSSRVVKLDGIKFDHKDFLGKGGYGSVLRDGSFKGQKVAIKRIEVIKDMDLSMDDQFKTLSQLDHPNVVKLLHCEDDNDFRYYTLESCVASLGQLFLKSDDSQKYNGHMPHHVEALLQLALGLERIHSKNLIHGDIKPENVLISVGSAEQDEITLKWAYFGLTRHADERGTETINQTRDNNAWLAPEVLLLKLSGNSQENKYQSTVKSDIFAQGLVFGSLCLNGEHLYGSMENENEISGNIIHRNPVNMPKMDRKLRNCYEDELFKKMLENDPAKRMTSKEVVDQLKSIKDKLAGKEKELLRLCGRDTQLDLTEQIKNLILFGINLNAKDNDGSNALHLLCRYYSSSKLIDAIKIVIQSGINVNAKDKCGRNALHYLCRFNLSSNLIDAIQNLILAGINVNEKGNNGWNALHYLCFFHSSPKLLNAIESLIKHGINLNAEVEDGQNALHLLCQVSDGSPNFVDVIQLLIQHGIDTNAKNKNGCNALHFLCRNNQNPNLVDAIKLLIQLGVDVNAKDDNGRNGLDYLNFNHSHPYLGVALYRHTCNDAIRILKNAIITNSSKRECGEEEVENVKVKSVLPSKNEVGSSTHNSKDVNTTGKGERNALHFLCQHHSKPSLINEIKRLIEQGYNANAKDKDGWNALHYLCGYNSSSNLMDAIQILNQQRIDVNEKTNDGWNALHFLCQNNSSAYLRDAIKLLIQQGIDVNAKDKDGRNALHYLCRHNSSTNLRDAIQILFQYGIDVNEKDNDGWNALNFLVRNSMDKYLKSDVFRFLIRHGVQVHNENDEASAKTFKKLFQDFFKENENNGKKCFDFLVEEKIRLGWHDACEHCQQILSIEESPRARLWHHQMFSSCYLVFDSLMEELEKWAKSSINKFGESELDIKNPTEWLRGIAEEYQQNTTDKSYKEDFEVMADVSEQVKDGNNSSHFNCDNYERYLRSMYSIAEMTDSKESMGHIKWCYLLPFDYPIDYSNDKTSIKQAKIEWDKTLFSWAHRETDKDYGKFMTEDANDGFFLPKEFKYKCHGEL; encoded by the exons ATGCAGTTCATCCAAATCCTTATTTCGGTCGCCTCAGAGGCAATCAAACTTGAAATGTCTTCGCCTGTTTTCTCAAGTCGTGTTGTAAAATTAGATGGCATTAAGTTTGATCACAAAGATTTTTTAGGGAAAGGTGGTTATGGCTCAGTGCTTCGTGATGGCTCATTTAAAGGTCAAAAGGTAGCAATAAAAAGAATCGAGGTGATCAAAGACATGGATCTATCGATGGACGACCAGTTTAAAACTCTGTCGCAGTTAGATCATCCGAATGTTGTGAAACTTCTTCACTGTGAAGACGACAACGACTTTAG GTACTATACATTAGAATCATGTGTCGCCTCGTTAGGTCAACTGTTCTTGAAGTCAGATGACTCTCAAAAATACAATGGACACATGCCACATCATGTCGAAGCACTGCTTCAATTAGCTTTAGGTCTTGAACGCATCCATTCAAAGAATTTAATTCACGGAGACATAAAACCAGAAAACGTCCTTATTTCGGTGGGATCTGCTGAGCAAGATGAGATAACTCTCAAATGGGCATATTTTGGACTGACGAGACATGCCGATGAACGAGGAACAGAGACGATAAATCAAACAAGGGATAACAACGCATGGTTAGCGCCTGAGGTACTGTTGCTTAAGCTGAGCGGCAATTCACAAGAAAACAAGTATCAAAGTACCGTAAAAAGCGACATCTTTGCACAAGGACTTGTTTTCGGTAGTCTATGCTTAAATGGCGAACACCTCTACGGTTccatggaaaatgaaaatgaaatttccgGCAATATAATTCACAGAAATCCCGTCAATATGCCAA AAATGGATCGCAAATTACGTAACTGCTATGAGGATGAACTATTTAAAAAGATGTTGGAAAACGACCCTGCAAAAAGGATGACATCGAAGGAAGTTGTCGATCAATTGAAATCCATCAAGGATAAG cttgctggaaaagaaaaagaattgcttCGATTATGTGGACGTGACACTCAGTTGGATCTAACGGAGCAAATCAAAAACTTAATTCTTTTCGGAATCAACTTAAATGCAAAGGACAACGATGGAAGTaatgcgcttcatcttttgtgtcgCTACTATTCAAGCTCAAAACTAATCGACGCGATTAAAATCGTAATCCAAAGCGGAATCAACGTGAATGCAAAGGACAAGTGCGGACGGAACGCACTTCATTATTTGTGTCGATTCAATTTAAGCTCAAACTTAATCGACGCAATCCAAAACTTGATTCTAGCCGGAATCAACGTGAACGAAAAAGGCAACAATGgatggaatgcacttcattatttgtgttttttccaTTCAAGCCCCAAATTATTGAACGCAATTGAAAGCTTGATCAAGCACGGCATCAACTTGAACGCAGAGGTCGAGGATGGACAGAATGCGCTCCATCTTTTGTGTCAGGTAAGTGATGGAAGCCCAAACTTTGTCGACGTTATTCAACTCTTGATTCAACACGGCATCGACACGAacgcgaaaaataaaaatggatgcaatgcgctccattttttgtgtaGAAACAATCAAAACCCAAACTTAGTAGATGCAATTAAACTCTTGATTCAACTCGGCGTCGACGTGAACGCGAAGGATGACAATGGACGAAACGGACTCGattatttgaattttaatcATTCACACCCATATTTAGGTGTTGCATTGTATCGACATACATGCAACGACGCAATTCGAATCCTAAAGAATGCAATTATTACTAATAGTTCTAAACGGGAATGTGGAGAAGAGGAAGTTGAAAACGTTAAGGTAAAATCGGTTCTACCGAGTAAAAACGAAGTAGGCTCATCAACTCACAACAGTAAAGACGTGAACACAACCGGCAAGGGTGAAaggaatgcacttcattttttgtgtcaACATCATTCAAAGCCAAGCCTAATCAATGAAATTAAACGCTTGATTGAACAAGGATACAACGCGAATGCAAAGGACAAGGACggatggaatgcgctccattatttgtgtgGATACAATTCAAGTTCAAACTTAATGGACGCAATTCAAATCTTAAACCAACAGAGAATCGACGTGAATGAAAAGACAAacgatggatggaatgcgctccattttttgtgtcAAAACAATTCCAGCGCATACTTGAGGGACGCAATTAAACTCTTAATCCAACAAGGAATCGACGTGAATGCAAAGGACAAGGATGGACGGAACGCGCTTCATTATTTATGTCGACACAATTCAAGCACAAATTTAAGGGACgcaattcaaattttattcCAATACGGAATCGATGTGAACGAAAAGGACAAtgatggatggaatgcgctcaATTTCTTAGTTAGAAATAGCATGGATAAATACTTGAAATCGGACGTCTTTAGATTTTTAATCCGACACGGGGTTCAGGTGCATAATGAAAATGATGAGGCGAGTGCCAAGACGTTCAAGAAGTTGTTTCAAGACTTCttcaaagaaaacgaaaataatggaaaaaaatgttttgactTTCTGGTAGAGGAAAAAATCCGTCTGGGATGGCACGACGCATGTGAACATTGCCAACAAATACT GTCGATTGAGGAAAGTCCCCGAGCAAGATTATGGCACCACCAAATGTTTAGCAGCTGCTACCTAGTGTTTGATTCTCTCATGGAAGAATTAGAAAAATGGGCAAAATCCTCAATCAATAAATTTGGAGAATCAGAGCTAGATATAAAAAACCCAACAGAATGGCTACGTGGAATAGCAGAAGAGTACCAGCAAAATACAACTGACAAAAGCTACAAAGAGGACTTTGAAGTAATGGCTGATGTCAGTGAACAAGTCAAAGACGGAAACAACTCGAGTCATTTTAACTGTGACAACTACGAACGCTATTTGAGATCCATGTATTCGATCGCAGAAATGACTGACTCAAAAGAGTCTATGGGACATATAAAATGGTGTTATCTTTTACCTTTTGATTATCCTATTGACTATAGCAATGATAAGACATCAATCAAGCAAGCGAAAATCGAATGGGACAAAACGCTTTTTAGCTGGGCTCACAGGGAAACTGACAAAGATTACGGAAAGTTTATGACAGAGGATGCGAACGACGGCTTCTTTTTGCCGAAAGAGTTCAAATACAAGTGTCATGGCGAGCTTTAA
- the LOC123474316 gene encoding uncharacterized protein LOC123474316, translated as MSTEIFKYRLSHFALSVVEEDRKYYYQQLEHLKCHDPLAIPLPLFKCGKILKTIIPSIEKYHLVQYLVFEKNKDEEGRREAYKNLDSEQYLSNTFTDKLLALTLSNLVVLIRTHVTHSQSLNLPKARPWAALQNDGKVIVAFCDCIAGLGGVCIHVSALLQLAVKLC; from the exons ATGTCCacagaaatttttaaatatcgtTTGTCCCATTTTGCATTGTCCGTGGTAGAAGAAGATCGGAAATATTACTACCAACAATTAGAACATCTAAAGTGTCACGATCCTTTGGCAATACCACTTCCACTTTTCAAGTgtggaaaaattttaaaaacaattatccCTTCCATTGAAAAATATCACCTAGTTCAGTATTTGGtttttgagaaaaacaaagatgAAGAGGGACGACGTGAAGCTTACAAAAACTTAGACTCTGAACAATACTTGTCAAACACTTTCACTGACAAGTTATTGGCACTTACTCTTTCTAATTTGGTTGTGTTGATTCGTACTCATGTTACCCATTCTCAGTCTTTAAACTTGCCAAAAGCAAGACCTTGGGCTGCTTTACAAAATGATGGCAAAGTGATTGTTGCTTTTTGTGATTGTATTGCAGG GTTAGGTGGTGTATGCATACATGTAAGTGCACTTCTTCAGTTGGCAGTTAAGTTATGTTAA